A window of Plutella xylostella chromosome 19, ilPluXylo3.1, whole genome shotgun sequence contains these coding sequences:
- the LOC105392287 gene encoding hemocyte protein-glutamine gamma-glutamyltransferase: MEPLQVDIVHFYPADNAQPHNTRKYEVVNELNPTTAVVRRGQPFSGVVRFKRPIDEENDVVQLVFVLGENPQLDKDTMGSVFIKRESVPEKGIWSARITDVQDDNMMFEVSTPVTLPVGSWSVRVVTRRRGTNLREVYDFESDLYILFNPWNPDDQTYMEETELLQEYVLNDVGKVWVGPARSSRGRAWLFAQFDEAALPACMFALDRAGVPFQHRGDPVKVSRAISRIVNSNDDQGILIGRWDGQYEDGTAPTEWTNSVDILRQFLETQQEVPYGQCWVFAGVVVTICRALGIPCRAVTNIVSAHDANSSLSVDKYYTENMDDLDFDPNNPEGVDSIWNYHVWNDVWMARPDLPAGFGGWQSIDATPQEKSSGLYQCGPAPLEAVKQGVLGLSYDVGFMVATVNADLMRWRRDPESETGWSIVDTKNYYIGKMILTKKPYVFDPNGDEDREDITHQYKHTEGSASERLALMNGVRQSERAKRYYAVLNNTSSDVQFSLRDIDTVFIGEEFRICVDITNTSDEGRNIKAVLSATSIFYNGVKSQVVKKAEGKIFVGPGKREEISIQVTPEEYLTRLVEYGNLKITAMAIVDETKQSWADDDDFAVLKPIISVKFTDELLASQPATVALSFMNPLDVPLTGCEFRVTSSGISGRTLALPIEDVGAKELVTGQIPVMPLKPGPINFVVTFKSKELKDISGAASAEVFD, encoded by the exons ATGGAGCCGCTGCAAGTGGACATCGTGCACTTCTACCCCGCGGACAACGCGCAGCCGCACAACACGAGGAA ATACGAGGTGGTGAACGAGCTGAACCCCACGACGGCGGTGGTGCGGCGCGGGCAGCCGTTCAGCGGAGTGGTGCGGTTCAAGCGGCCCATTGATGAGGAGAACGACGTGGTGCAGCTCGTGTTTGTGCTGG GCGAGAACCCCCAGCTGGACAAGGACACGATGGGCTCGGTGTTCATCAAGCGGGAATCCGTCCCGGAGAAGGGGATCTGGTCCGCCCGGATCACCGATGTGCAGGACGACAACATGATGTTTGAG GTATCCACCCCAGTGACGCTGCCAGTGGGCAGCTGGTCCGTCCGCGTGGTGACCCGGCGTAGAGGCACCAACCTGAGGGAGGTGTACGACTTCGAGTCCGACCTGTATATACTGTTTAACCCTTGGAACCCTG ACGACCAAACCTACATGGAAGAAACAGAGCTCCTGCAAGAGTACGTCCTCAACGACGTGGGCAAGGTGTGGGTGGGCCCGGCGCGCAGCAGCCGCGGCCGCGCGTGGCTCTTCGCGCAGTTCGACGAGGCCGCGCTGCCGGCCTGCATGTTCGCGCTGGACAGAGCTGGCGTGCCGTTTCAGCA CCGCGGCGACCCAGTGAAAGTCTCTCGCGCTATATCCCGCATCGTGAACTCGAACGACGACCAGGGCATCCTGATTGGTCGCTGGGACGGCCAATACGAGGACGGCACGGCGCCCACCGAGTGGACCAACTCCGTGGACATCCTGCGCCAGTTCCTGGAGACGCAGCAGGAGGTGCCCTACGGACAGTGCTGGGTGTTCGCCGGGGTCGTTGTTACTA TCTGCAGAGCCCTCGGCATCCCATGCCGCGCCGTCACCAACATCGTCTCCGCCCACGACGCAAACAGCTCTCTCTCAGTCGACAAGTACTATACGGAGAATATGGACGACCTGGACTTTGACCCGAACAACCCTGAGGGGGTCGACTCTATCTGGAACTACCATGTGTGGAATGATGTCTGGATGGCGAGGCCTGACTTGCCGGCTG GTTTCGGTGGATGGCAATCGATTGACGCAACACCCCAAGAGAAATCTTCCGGTCTCTACCAATGTGGTCCAGCGCCTCTAGAAGCCGTGAAGCAAGGGGTGTTGGGCCTCAGCTATGACGTGGGCTTCATGGTGGCGACAGTCAACGCTGACCTGATGCGGTGGAGGCGAGACCCTGAGTCGGAGACCGGCTGGAGCATCGTGGATACTAAGAACTACTA CATCGGCAAGATGATCCTAACGAAGAAGCCCTACGTGTTCGACCCGAACGGAGACGAGGATCGGGAGGATATCACGCACCAGTACAAGCACACGGAGGGGTCCGCCTCGGAGCGACTGGCGCTCATGAACGGAGTGAGACAGAGCGAGAGGGCTAAGAG ATACTACGCGGTGCTCAACAACACGAGCAGCGACGTGCAGTTCAGCCTGCGCGACATCGACACCGTGTTCATCGGCGAGGAGTTCCGGATCTGCGTCGACATCACCAACACTTCCGACGAG GGTCGCAACATAAAGGCGGTGCTGTCAGCGACCAGCATCTTCTACAACGGAGTCAAGTCGCAAGTCGTCAAGAAAGCTGAGGGGAAAATCTTTGTCGGACCTGGGAAAC GCGAGGAGATCAGCATCCAGGTCACCCCCGAGGAGTACCTGACGCGGCTGGTGGAATACGGCAACCTGAAGATCACGGCGATGGCCATCGTGGACGAGACCAAGCAATCCTGggccgatgatgatgacttcGCCGTGCTCAAGCCTATCATCTCTGTTAAG TTCACAGACGAGCTCCTAGCCAGCCAGCCGGCCACGGTAGCCCTCTCCTTCATGAACCCGCTCGACGTGCCCCTCACCGGCTGCGAGTTCCGGGTGACGTCATCAGGCATCTCGGGCCGCACGCTCGCGCTGCCGATAGAAGATGTTGGGGCTAAGGAGCTGGTGACCGGGCAGATTCCGGTTATGCCGCTT AAACCCGGCCCCATCAATTTTGTGGTGACGTTCAAGTCTAAAGAACTGAAGGACATCAGCGGCGCGGCGAGTGCTGAAGTCtttgattaa